The stretch of DNA AGCGGGCTTGCTCGCGAAAGCGGTGTATCAGTCGACATCTCCGGTGACTGACACGCCGCCTTCGCGAGCAAGCCCGCTCCCACATTTAGTTTTGTATAAGGCTCAACTCCCGCATGCGCTGCAACACCGCATTCAACCCATTGCTGCGCGACGGCGATAACTGCCGCGACAGGCCCAGTTGCTCAAACCAGCCGGGCAAGTCGACCGCCTGCAACTCAGCGGCAGACAAGCTGTTGACCCGCGCCAGCAACAACGCCACCAGCCCGCGTATCAGCCGTGCATCGCTGCTGGCGGCAAACTGCCAATGCCCATCCTGCAAGCGCCCCACCAGCCACACCAGGCTTTCACAGCCCTGCACCAGGTTGACGTCTACCTTGTCTTCGTCCGGCAAGGCGGGCAGCCGCTCGCCCCATTGCATCAGCAGGCGGGCTCGTTGCTCCCAACTGCCGACTGCCTGGAACGCTTCCAGCGCGACAACGGCCTCAGTCGGCAAGCTCATCGCAACATATCCAGGGCTTGATCCAGCGCTTCAAAAAAGCGCTCCAGGTCATCGGAGTCGTTGTACAGCGCCAATGACACCCGAATCGCCCCCGACAATCCCATCTGCTTGAGCAGCGGCATCGCACAATGATGGCCGGCGCGCACCGCAATCCCTTGTTCGGTCAGCAAGTGGGCGAGGTCGGCGTTGTGCACGCCTTCCACCACGAAGCTGGCCAGGGCGACGTGCGGCGACCCCAGCAAGCGCACGCCATTGCGCGCTTGCAAGCCACGCAACAGGTAGTCGTGCAGGGCGGCTTCGTGAGCCGTCACCGCCTGCTGGTCCAGGGAACTCAGGTAATCCAGGGTTGCCCCCAGGCCGATCACGCTGGCGATCGGCGGAGTCCCGGCTTCGAAACCGAGGGGCGCCGGGCGGAAACTGGCGCTTTGATAATCAGCCTGCTGCACCATCTCGCCCCCAAACTGCCAGTGGCGCAGGTGATGCAGGGCTTCGGTGCGGCCATACAGCACGCCGACGCCGTCCGGCCCGTAGAGTTTATGGCTGGAAAACACGTAGAAGTCGCAGCCCAGGGCCTGCATATCATGGCGACCATGCACGATGCCCTGGGCGCCATCGACCACCGTCAGTGCATCGTGGGCCTTGGCCAGCGCCAGCAGTTGCGGCAACGGCTGCCAGGCGCCAAGTACGTTGGACAGTTGGCTCACCGCCAGCAGGCGGGTGCGCGGGCCGATCAGTTGGGCGGCGGCTTGCAGGTCGATCAAGCCGCCAGCGTCAAGCGGCAGTACCACCAGCGCCAGCTCGCGACGCTTGGCCAGTTGCTGCCACGGCAGCAGGTTGGCGTGGTGCTCCAGGGCGCTGATGACAATCTCGTCGCCCGGGTTGAATAGGTGCTCAAGGCCATAAGCCAGGAGGTTCAGCGCCGATGTCGCGCCGTGGGTGAAGATGATTTGCCCCTCGTCACCGACGTTCAGCCACTGTGCCACCTTGCTGCG from Pseudomonas sp. NC02 encodes:
- a CDS encoding SufE family protein, producing the protein MSLPTEAVVALEAFQAVGSWEQRARLLMQWGERLPALPDEDKVDVNLVQGCESLVWLVGRLQDGHWQFAASSDARLIRGLVALLLARVNSLSAAELQAVDLPGWFEQLGLSRQLSPSRSNGLNAVLQRMRELSLIQN
- a CDS encoding aminotransferase class V-fold PLP-dependent enzyme, which encodes MLVPSPWRADFPAIATLQRQDQTYLDNAATTQKPQALLDAISHYYANGAANVHRAQHLPGAHATQAFEDSRSKVAQWLNVGDEGQIIFTHGATSALNLLAYGLEHLFNPGDEIVISALEHHANLLPWQQLAKRRELALVVLPLDAGGLIDLQAAAQLIGPRTRLLAVSQLSNVLGAWQPLPQLLALAKAHDALTVVDGAQGIVHGRHDMQALGCDFYVFSSHKLYGPDGVGVLYGRTEALHHLRHWQFGGEMVQQADYQSASFRPAPLGFEAGTPPIASVIGLGATLDYLSSLDQQAVTAHEAALHDYLLRGLQARNGVRLLGSPHVALASFVVEGVHNADLAHLLTEQGIAVRAGHHCAMPLLKQMGLSGAIRVSLALYNDSDDLERFFEALDQALDMLR